The following DNA comes from Cytophagales bacterium.
TTTGCTGTTCGGTATATCAACTGTGAAGTAGGATTCATTGAATTTCAAAAAGGGTTCATCGGAGTTATAAGTGAAGAGCTCTCCATAGTTCTCTTCACCACAACAACCATACTCAACAGCATGAAAGTAATTGGTCTTAAATTTTAAATCATCGTAATACTTGATTGTTTCCCAAAATGGTTTTGATGGGTCGGTAGATTCAGCGTAAATAACGGTAGGGAATTTTTCTGCACCAGTGAAAGTTCGTTCGACTACTTTTCTAATCGTACCGTATTTGAAATGTCTGTGGAAAGTAACATTCCTTGAGGTTTCAAGTTTGTTGCCAGTTATTGGATCTTTGTAGACCCTGAAATATGCATCAGTTTCGCTTGCAATAGAAGGGTTAAATGAGTCTTGCTTTGCTAGATTTTCAAAATTCAAAATTCTCTCAATGTTAGACTTATCAATGTCGGTCAGTTGATCATCGACATTTGTGTTCTTTGGCTTGTACCAGAGCTTTGTTTTGAAGTATTCTGTTAAGTCTGAAGATTTAAATATGTAACCATATCGAGCAAAAATTTCATTTCTCAATATTCTGAGTTCGTTCGCAGACTTACCTTTTAGAACAAATTCAGGAATTGGCTGTTGGTTTGGTGATTGCGCAAATGCAGCAAATTGAGTGATAAATAATAGTAAGAGGAGTAGGTTTTTCATGCAGTAAATTGATGCTAACGTCCAGATAAGCTCAGTGAGCGTATCCTTTCAAATTGATTCTAAAGTTACCATTTGCATAAAAATCACTCATAGCTCAGTTTGCTCATTGAGCTTATCGTTTGTTAGCGTCTTTTCTCCTTCCTTAATAGGATCCTTCTTCCTAGCGTTTAATAATTGAGTCCCATAAAGTACAATGAATATTGTGCTAATAAAGAAAGTTATTGCTTGGATATGCTGAGGAATAATAATGTTTGATCTTACCTCAATTCCTTTTTGCACTGTCCCAGTAATTGAATACAAAGTCCAAATACCAAATAGGATAGAAACCATATATCCAATCCATCCAATTCGCACGAAAAGTTGATTTGCGTTGGTAGATTTGACTTTATCGATTAAGCTTATTGAAATTGCCAAAATTCCTGTTGACAAAGTTATGTATTGCTGAGATATGTTTCTCACATTATCTAACAGCAGTTTATATAATTCAAAATCATTCATAACCTTAACAGATAGTGTAGATTGGACATAACTTTTCTCGTACTGCAATAAGTGCTCTGTCCCACCAACCTAATCCGAGTTCTGAATCTTGTCTATCAATTATTGCTTGTTCAATTAACTCTTCGAAGAACACAATCAAGAATTTTTCCATGTGTCTATAAGAAAGTTCTTGACCATTATTTCTCCATTGATCGTAGGTGTTCAGTAAAAATCTCCTAACAGACTCCACAGACTCAGGCGTTAGGGGAAGATCTCTCAGTTCCTTTTCGTGGTTAGTAATGATTTCAAAAAAAGGGGTGAAATCACAAAGGGAATCTCCTTTAATGAGAAGTTCGTTAAGGACACGAACATCTTCCCTCCATTCTGGTAATTGAGTTCTTTCTGGCCTTCTGTTATCAACAAGCCAACCTTGAATACTTGGAGAACAACCACCTAGACAGATAAGCAGGAGAATAGAGAGCAGATACTTAATTAAGCTTAGATTATATCGTATTGGAGATATCATACAATAAATTTCCTAAAAGAGAAATACATTTCATATACCTAAAAATGGGTATTTTCTAATGTTGACGCTAACGCCTAACTATCGGTTTGTGTGCCCACAGTTGGCAAGTACAGCTAAAATAGTGGAAGTGCACCACAAGCACAACGGTTTCCAAATGGCACTGCGTTGTGGAAGTGAAATTCCAGAACCACAGAAGTCTCCAAAAGCGATGAAGTATCAGAAGGTGCACTGGAGCGGGCAAGTCCCGATAAAACTGGCAGAGAGGCAGTTTGGCACATAACCGATAGTGTCTGTTGGAGGTCGTTTTCTACGGTTAGTTCTTCGTTAGGAAGTAGAGAGTTCGCAAGGCATCCACGGCGTGTTGACCCCAATGAGTCTCGAAGGAAAATTTGAGTTCCCAGAGAGCATGTTCCTGTTCGGCTGTTCGCCCATGTTCGATAAGTTCTAAGTTGGGTTTAATGTCAGCATACATGTCCCCTAGGTCATCTAGTAGATCTCCAGCAACCAGTTCCATATCGTCATTGTCGATTGGGTTGAATTTCGTCCAATAAAACCTGTTAGTGCCAAGTCGCTCAGAAGTTCGTGAAAGCAGAGGATGCAGTTCGTCAGTTGTCAAACGATTATCAAAATCTTCGTTATTGTCAAGCTCTACGTTAGGAAGTTGAGAGGCTCGAAATATGAGGTTGGAGACCTGAATGAAAAGTTGGTTGCAGAAGTCCAGTTCGGATGTCGTTCCAAGTTCGAGTTCGTTGCAAAACTCGTTTGCGGCTTTAAGAAACTTGTCAGTTTCCTCTGTTGCAATTGCTTCTTGAATGTTCATGGATTATGCGATCTGAAGTATATGGCCTCCAACGCCCAGATAAGCTCAGTGAGTATATCCTTTCAATTTGATTCTAAAGTTACTGTTTCGCACTGAAAGTTGCTCATAGCTCTGTTTGCTCATTGAGCTTATTGTTTGTTAGCGGAAGTTTTCTCCTTTTCTTTTGGCTTTTCCTTTTTGTAATCTTTCCAAATGGCATAAAAAAAGTTCAAAAGGATTGGAGCAAGAACTAAAAGAATAACATTTGTTGTTTTGTCGGCACTTTCAGTACGATAAAGCACATTTCGACTAATTGACTCCAGATTATTTTCAATCCTCTTTTCAAAGTTTGATTGTTGTTCCTGAATCGATTTAATTTCATCCATCATTCTAGCAATCGTCAATACTTCATCTGGATTTATCGGATTTAAAGCTTGTCTAAGAGCTTTGAAATCTTCAAAGTTTTTGTCCACTCTTTCTTCAACGGAGTTTATCTCTAACCTAAGTTCAACTAATTCTTTATTGTGATTTTGTACTTTGCCGTTTTCATTGTCACTATCGGGCAGAGAATTTTCAGATTCTCTAATTTGAAAAGCTCTAATAATACTTTCTAGTGAGTCAATGCGCTGAATGAGCTCAGATTTTGTTTCAGATTCTGGAATTTTTCTAACGAATTCATTGTCCGGAGTTCGGTTGAATACTTTGTCATAGACCTCACTAATTTCAGTGAAATAAAAAACCACAATAAAAACTATATAGACCAGAGTGGCAATGATCCTAGTTCTTTTATTTCTTATAAAGTCGAATATATTATTTGACATAGTTCGATACCCGTATTGACATTATTTCCGCTAACAATTGGTTATTGTGGACAAAAGGTAACTATAACCAATTTCATCCTTACGAATCTAAGGGATTTATGATTTGATTGAACCCCTTTATTGCAACGTGTGTGTAAATTTCTGTGGTTTTGGCACTGTTATGTCCGAGAAGAATTTGAATATAACGTAAATCAGTACCCGATTCTAGTAAATGCGTTGCGAAGGAGTGTCTAAGCATATGTGGAGTGATGTGTCTTTTCATCCCTACCTTGTGAGCTGCTCTACTTACTATCTTTCCTACGCTGGTCGGAGAATATTGCATTCCATAGGCACCTTCGAATAAAAACATTTTTGGTTTGTACGCTTTGTAGTAGTTACGCAAATCAGATAATAAATGAGTACTCAATAAGCTAATACGGTCTTTTTTTCCTTTTCCTTGTCTTACGGTAATTGTCATGCGATGGCTATCTATGTCTTCAATTTTCAGGTCAATGAGTTCTTGCTTTCTTAATCCGGCTGAATAAAGCAGAGCGATAATACATCTATGTTTGAGATTTCTGGTTTGATGAATCATTTTCAGAATATCTTCTTTAGCCAGGACTTTTGGCAATGACGCTGATCGTTTTGGTAGTGAAATGTTATAGAAACGGTTAGGCATTTCTTTGACCACTTCAAAGTAGAATTTAATGGCACTCAAAGCAATTTTGGAATATGATTCAGAGAATCCTTCTTTAACGAGATTACTCATATATTTCAAGATTTCTGCTTCAGTGATAGACATCAGTTCTTTTTCTCTCGGGAAACTGTTAATAAATCTTTCAAACTGACCTAGATAAGATCTTGCTGTATTCAAGGAGTATCTTCTAAGTTCCAGTTTTTGATAAAATTCTTCTGGACAGTACCTCCAACGATCCTTTGGAGGTCTTTTACGAAAATCATTGACAGAAAGCGGGGCATTACCTTCGTTGACGGGCTTGTTGATAAAGAAGTAACGTGTATCAATCCAGGCCACTCCCCGAAATTGACGAAATATTGAAGCCAGGTTCTCCTTACTGTTGGGTATGACCACCATTTGATTCGCTGCACTCCACCTGGGGGAAGGCAATTGCTTGACCAGTGCCTGTATGACTTTATCCGGGTAAAATTGGATTCCAATCATTCTTCTCTGATCCAATACCAGGTGTCTTAGTGTAATGGACTTGTTTTGAGCATTCTAGTTCCGAAGGAGTCATGGTACAAAAAGTATTGATTGTACAATATCAATCCTATATGAAACTTTTCGATCCCTGGACTTTTTAAAAGTTTTTTTTCAACCCCTTGCACCGGATCATCCGTTAACAATGACAACAAGACAGCTGTCCTACAACTAAATTTTTAATAACACTAAACATTATTTTCAAAATGACTGATGATGTAATTCAATCAGAAGAAACGACTATTTCCAATGACGTACTGATGGCGAATCCAGCCAGTGAAGTGCGGCTACCGACCATTCCCGTATACACCTTCGTACAGGAGGCATATGACTTGAACGAATGGATCGCTGATGATCAATCACCGCTCACCAATGCCGGATTGGATGGTGAGTTCATCACTGACCTGCCCAACCGCGCTCGAATGCTACGGCAAGCGCAATCCGTATGGATGAAAGAGCGATACAGCAGAGAAGAAGCACAAAGGGAATGGGACGAGCGATCCATAGAGGCTTACGACCTCAAAGACACACTGGAAGCTTCTTTCCGATTTGCCTTCCGCCGACATCCCGATCTTGTCAGTAAGGTCAATGCCATCTCAGAAGGATCAGGACATGCAGATATGGTACAGGACCTGAGCGACCTCAGCGTGCTGGGCAATGCGCACGATAATCTGTTATCCGCCATTGGCATGGACATGACCCAACTGGATATTGCAGCCACCTGGGCCGATGAATTGGCTACTTTACTGGCTCGGGTCAATGGTGAAAGAAGTGATGACAACAGTGCCAAACTGCTCCGAGACAAGGCTTTCACCTACTTGAAAGAGGCCGTGGATGAAATCCGGGTGACCGGTAAGTTTGTCTATCGCAAAGACCAGGAAAAACTCCGAGGTTTTCAGCGCACTCGAAAATAACCTGTTCTCATTCCAGCAGAAATCATATAAAACGACTCGCAGAGATCGTTTTTTTTTGCCCCGTCCCCTCTACAGTCGGCAAAAACCTTTTTAGCATCAGCATTTCAGACCCCATTACTCTAACTAAGCCTCCGTTCAGTCGGATCATTGAGCCACGGTCTAAATTTTGGCTCCACAACGATGATTTTGCTAACCACGATTGCAAATGACTCTGCCCTACATCGAAAATGCTAATCACGATTGCACTTAAGCTTCCACTACGACCAATATGCCAATCACGATTGCAAAACACCTTCCATGACTCTAAAATGCAAACCACGATTGCACAACCCCTTCCATTACGCAGTGGAGGCGGTTTTTGCCCATCTTTTCATCAAAGCTAATATCCGTCTCTTTCGCTAAAGCTTCAGCGGCAGCTAGTAGACTAGCTGTTTATCGGATGCTTAAGGGTTCGTAAGGACGGACTTTACATTTAGGGCGTTGTGCAAAAGCTACCCTTTGACTTTCATTTTTTTACAGCGAATTGATCAGAGACAAGATTTTACCTGATGATGGTCTGGGGGCATTTGAATCGACAATCATTCCATTTTGATCAATCAAAATATATCTTGGTACGCCCCACATTTTATAAGCTTCCTGAATCTTTGGATGGCCAATTTTGATTGCTTCCCTGA
Coding sequences within:
- a CDS encoding tyrosine-type recombinase/integrase, whose product is MAWIDTRYFFINKPVNEGNAPLSVNDFRKRPPKDRWRYCPEEFYQKLELRRYSLNTARSYLGQFERFINSFPREKELMSITEAEILKYMSNLVKEGFSESYSKIALSAIKFYFEVVKEMPNRFYNISLPKRSASLPKVLAKEDILKMIHQTRNLKHRCIIALLYSAGLRKQELIDLKIEDIDSHRMTITVRQGKGKKDRISLLSTHLLSDLRNYYKAYKPKMFLFEGAYGMQYSPTSVGKIVSRAAHKVGMKRHITPHMLRHSFATHLLESGTDLRYIQILLGHNSAKTTEIYTHVAIKGFNQIINPLDS
- a CDS encoding DUF5063 domain-containing protein — its product is MNIQEAIATEETDKFLKAANEFCNELELGTTSELDFCNQLFIQVSNLIFRASQLPNVELDNNEDFDNRLTTDELHPLLSRTSERLGTNRFYWTKFNPIDNDDMELVAGDLLDDLGDMYADIKPNLELIEHGRTAEQEHALWELKFSFETHWGQHAVDALRTLYFLTKN
- a CDS encoding YARHG domain-containing protein is translated as MKNLLLLLLFITQFAAFAQSPNQQPIPEFVLKGKSANELRILRNEIFARYGYIFKSSDLTEYFKTKLWYKPKNTNVDDQLTDIDKSNIERILNFENLAKQDSFNPSIASETDAYFRVYKDPITGNKLETSRNVTFHRHFKYGTIRKVVERTFTGAEKFPTVIYAESTDPSKPFWETIKYYDDLKFKTNYFHAVEYGCCGEENYGELFTYNSDEPFLKFNESYFTVDIPNSKIHMFIGYCHENSGRDGATISTLYLSTLNGVVSSITFVATSQESKEDLPWYFTPTVELRTENEKNKIIRGGKEIRLWGSNFAKTLSDISGLSIFIEFWSEGTGEKAQFNIPITNGKFFGANELNTKITVNLESEDANRR